A single Thermosynechococcus vestitus BP-1 DNA region contains:
- the gmd gene encoding GDP-mannose 4,6-dehydratase: MGDRKRALITGITGQDGSYLSELLLEKGYEVHGIIRRTSTFNTDRIDHIYVDPHQEGATLRLHYGDLTDGSTLRRIIELSQPDEIYNLGAQSHVRVSFDAPQYTVDTVAMGTLRLLEAIREYQERTGKQVKFYQAGSSEMFGLVQEVPQRETTPFYPRSPYACAKVYAHWQTVNYREAYNLFACNGILFNHESPRRGETFVTRKITRAVARIVAGQQNKLYLGNLDAKRDWGYAKDYVRAMWLMLQQEQPDDYVVATGETHSVREFLELAFGYVDLNWEDYVEFDPRYLRPTEVDLLLGDPTKAKTVLGWQPSVTFPELVALMVEADLHAVGIQGTTPKTTSDTVLDLIAQRQLISKAD, translated from the coding sequence ATGGGCGATCGCAAGCGGGCATTGATCACGGGCATCACTGGCCAAGATGGCTCCTACCTCAGTGAGCTGCTCTTGGAGAAAGGCTATGAAGTGCATGGCATTATTCGCCGCACCTCCACATTTAATACTGATCGCATTGACCACATTTACGTTGACCCCCACCAAGAGGGGGCTACTCTGCGCCTACACTATGGTGATCTCACCGATGGCAGCACCCTGCGGCGCATTATCGAACTTAGCCAGCCCGATGAAATTTATAATCTGGGGGCGCAATCCCACGTGCGGGTAAGCTTTGATGCTCCCCAATATACCGTTGACACTGTTGCCATGGGAACCCTGCGGCTCCTAGAGGCCATTCGCGAATACCAAGAGCGCACCGGCAAACAGGTGAAGTTTTACCAGGCGGGTTCCTCGGAGATGTTTGGCCTCGTGCAGGAGGTACCGCAGCGGGAAACCACGCCCTTTTATCCCCGCAGTCCCTATGCCTGTGCTAAGGTCTATGCCCATTGGCAAACGGTCAATTATCGCGAGGCCTATAACCTTTTTGCCTGTAATGGCATTCTCTTTAACCACGAAAGCCCGCGGCGGGGTGAAACATTCGTGACCCGCAAAATTACCCGTGCCGTTGCCCGCATTGTGGCTGGCCAGCAAAACAAGCTCTATTTGGGCAACTTAGACGCCAAACGGGACTGGGGCTACGCCAAGGACTATGTACGTGCCATGTGGTTAATGCTGCAACAGGAGCAACCCGATGACTATGTGGTGGCCACGGGGGAAACCCACTCTGTGCGGGAATTTCTCGAGCTGGCCTTTGGCTATGTGGATCTGAACTGGGAGGATTACGTGGAATTTGACCCCCGCTATCTGCGTCCCACGGAGGTGGATCTACTCTTGGGGGATCCCACTAAGGCAAAAACGGTATTGGGTTGGCAGCCCTCGGTTACATTTCCTGAACTAGTGGCCCTAATGGTGGAAGCAGATCTCCATGCCGTGGGAATTCAAGGAACTACTCCCAAAACCACTTCCGACACCGTGCTGGATCTCATTGCCCAGCGACAGTTGATCAGTAAGGCAGACTAG